From Papaver somniferum cultivar HN1 unplaced genomic scaffold, ASM357369v1 unplaced-scaffold_43, whole genome shotgun sequence:
AGGCAGCTGAAAAGTACGAAAGAGTTTTTAATAGGTTAGCAAGGAATGACAAAGACTTCCAAAAGAAGTATATTTTCCCTGAAGATGAATCGTTTGCTTTACCTAATATTCAAGATATACTTTCTGATATTGATAATTCTGACCTTGGAGAGTTATCTTCCGACTCTTCATCTAGTTCTGAATCTGACAGTGAAAGTGTGAATGCTAATCCAAGAGGCAGGAAGCTAttactgaaaaagaaaaagaagaaaaagcctAAGCAGCATGCTCCTTATGCCAAAGATTGGGATTATGCCAGAGGCCTTGTGAAGTGTTTTAAGGTATTCTTTGACTGTACTGCTAAGTTTTTTGCTTCAACAAAGGTTACATCACATATATTCTTATGGTATAAacacccgcccgctgtttgtgggtgcggggttgattataaaaataaaaacccgcGGCCTATGGGTgagaggttggttttagcttatacccgcccatgtgcagccctagataAAGtaggaaatttttttgaaaaactattttattacctaactgtttgtcctttttttttcaactccctattttttctcaaaaaatgGAGCAGTTACGGGATTTAGAGGGGACAGGGGCAGATTTTTTTAGTTAAATAGGTGTCAGAAAATAAAGAGGAGCCACATACAAAATGTACGtgacccgaccacatcgtagccagggcgttaacttttttttcttctaaatttagGATACCGTATCCAAACCCGACAGTCGTGGAACCAGATTAAACAAGGTTatcgaaaaccaaaaaaaaaaaaaaaaaagttaatcacCAGTGAACCTAATTCTAGATTTTAGGGCAGCAATTTTCGAATCTCATGGATTCACTTTCTGAAAATAATCAACTCGTGATTGTCGAATTAAGAAATTCGTACTTGACTGAATCAGAAATCAATCAGAAAGAAATTTCCATCTCAACAGCAGAGATTTCTACTTGGAATCTTCACTCAGTTCTTAGTTCTGAAATCGTTAGAATTCAATTAGAACGCAATCGGTAAGTTTTACTCTCCGATTTTCAGTTTATTAAGTTTTATGCATTGGAAATTTGGAGTTTAAGTGATAAAATGAACGATGTGtgttttgatttcgattttttcAGGCTTATTCGGGAATCTTCGTATTTCCGTGGTCTACTGACTGGAAATTTTAGGTTGTCACTTAAACCTTGTTTGAAACTGCATGAGTTAAAGATATGATTCACTGATTGAATAAGATGATTTAGTCTATGTAAACTGTTGCTGATGCAGTGAGTCGAGTCAAGATTGTGTTTCAGTAGAGTGGAATGCGGAGACATTTATTGATGTTTTGAAGCATATCTATGGATGTTCTTTGGATATTACTGTGAATAATTTCATCTTACTACTTGAGGTAACTATGATGTTTTTCTCCAATGTTACTTGTTATAACTGTTTATGGCATTGATTATTGATCTAATTGACTTATTACTTGTTAGAATTGAAAATTGTTAATATCGTTTCGAAAATTCGAGCACATTGTAGGATCATTACGGTGTAATATGTAGAATCTATGATCTATCGCTAAGTGAGAATTTTGTACTTTTTGGCATGTTCTAGATTCACTAGGGTACTGTAATATATAACGTATTATGTATTTACTGGAACTCCATGCTATAAACTGTTGTATGCTTACTTCATGTTAAAAGAAATCATCTTTGGTGCATATTAGGATCAGTGTGATGCTACGTTGCATAGGACTTTTAACTATCAGTAATATATCGTTGTTTTTAGAATTTGTGATCATACTTGAAACGTGGGAAAAGACTGTATTATGAACCTGATACGCTATCATCTTGCTGAATTATCAGGCTGCAATCTTTTTTGGTGTGGATGCTCTTTTATTGGAGTGCAAGACATGGTTAACCAAGGAAACAACTACGAAATGGCttccttcaatgcaaatggatttGGAATTTGTTATTAACAGTTGGAATTTTGGTTTTGACCATGGTAAAGCCTATTTTGTCTTTTGAATATAGATTACTTAATTTGATTTTGGGTGGGAAAACCTTCATTTTGAAACTGAAACTCGCGATTTATGGCAGCGATTGACTTTATTCCAGAACTATGCGCTGGATATCTTGCACGAAATTTTGTAGGTATATCCTGCTGAAATTAGTTGTTTTATGAACATTTTCTCACAGAAGGCTACTATATTAAATTGTTTGAACAACATGTGGTGTTTTTTTCTTCCTTGGATTAGATATGcagatttcttgtttgttttctttaTCGAAATATAAGGAGCGCATCTATCCTGTTTCAGTTGTCTGTTCGATATAGAAGTATCAGAAACCTGCTTGCCCATTCACAACTTTGATAGTGCATTATCTTGCATGTTCATTGCGATGAGATTTGTATCACTATTAGTTTGCTGGTTCTTAGCGCTGACATTCAGAAACCTGCTCGCCCATTCACAACTTTGATAGTGCATTATCTTGCATGCTTCTTTGGGATGAGTTTTATATCACTATATATGTTCTTAAAAAATTTGCAGAACATTCGCTGAGCAAATTAGTTTGCTGATTCTTAACGCTGACATGTGGAAATTTGTTTTGCAGATGTGGATTATATCCTCTAGTTCTTTCGTTAATATTCCCTATAAGTTGTTATATCATTGCGTTGAACACCCTCATTTAACTGTAGATAGGTCAGTGTTCATTTATGTTTTCAGTAGctccatttattagtgtcaatGTCTTGTCTGATTAGATGCTCATTTTATATTGTAATCTATACAGTGAAAAGTGTCTGGCTGAAGCAATATTAGTTTGGATTGATAGTAACAAAGTACTATGGCAATGTTCTGATAGCAACACTAAATATGACTGCCCTGAAATTCTACAAAAGGTATAGCAGAACAAACTGGTTCGTCACTTACAATATACGTATTCTTGCGCATTTTAAGGcaagaaaaatgaaattgaaacttATTATTTGAGAAGACTCGTGGCTTTTATACGATTTCATCAATGGGATCGTGCAGTAGTTGTTACTTATCAGTTCATAACAAAGGTTTCTTGTGATTTCATCAGGTCCGCCTGACCCTTTTGCCTCTTGATTTTCCTGCAGGTAAACTCGTTTTCTTGCAGTTCCGTTAACCTTTTGATTTGCATATATGATGTTGCCCAATTCTTATTTGCTATACTATTCTTTTATTACTATTTTAGTGATGGCTACTATTACTGTTTTTCAAATTCGAGATTTTTAGGGAAGAGAAGAAATTTGTACTTTTCAAAGCTTGCTGAAAAAAGCATTCATGCAATTCTTAGTATGATAAAAGATCCATCCACAAGGCAAGCGTCTAAAGATGCCGAACTCCATAACATCAGGATACGCCTTACTAAATATACTGAGGTTTTCCTCTTTGCTTTCTGTTTTCCTACTTTTGTTTGTATATAAGTGCCTTTAAGTGACTATTTTACTACTCATTTCTTACATTCACACTATCCTTCAGTTTCACAgatctttgttgttttctttcttccttACATTCTGATATGTTTCACTAAATACTTGTCTTTTCTATCCAGAGAATAGTCCTTTCAGGATGTCCCCAGATAACGTTGGCTTCTCTGCTCCTTTCTGTGCTTCCTTCTTTGTGGAACATGGACCCCTTAATTAGAAAGCAATATGAAGAATCTATTACTGACCTTGACAACCTTCAACGTAATCCTTCCCGAATCTCAAATTTTCCAATATTACCTTTTGAAGCAGTACAGGAGGTTGACATATCCAAATGTCCAGGGCTACGTGTTGAAGCTGTCATCCAATGCTTTTCCAAGTCATTCCCATCATTGAGACGGTTGAATGCGTCTCACTGTTTCCAATTTGGGGTGTCTACCTTGTTTGACTTGGTAGAAAAATGCCCTTTAGTTGAAGAAGTTGACCTTACTGCTGATATCAGTCCTGCCTTACCAACACTTGAAGCAACGACTTCATCTGCAACTGAGATGTATCATGATTCCTATGTAGCTTCATATTTCAAGAAAGGAGGATTATTATTATCAAAGCTGACACTGGAGGGCCGTAACAATATTATTGGTAAGATAGTTCATATGTTTAATAGTATTTGGGTGTTCACTGATTACAATATGTTAACCTCTCTTTTGCCACTCAGCATATACCTTATCCAATCAAATTTTATTATTCACTGATAGCGTAAGATTATAGAAATATGTGAAGAAGTACATGTCTCTTATGGTTTTTGATCAGTCAACGAGGATAAGCTTCTTAAAGATATCATGTGCCTGATGGTTTTGATCTTTCAATGCGTATAAGCTTCTTAAAGATATTAGCGATGAAATTCCACATCTTGTTGATCCCCAAGTATTGTGCTAATTGTGCTTCTAACGTTTCTCTAATAATCCTCCGACTAAACTTGTTTGTATTGCAGATCTAGGTCTCCAAAGTATCTCGACATTTGCTCTCACCTTATCTTCCCTGAACCTTAAAGGGTGCACTTCAGTAACAGATTTAGGAATTTCAAGACTTATCTCTCAGTGTGAAAACTTAAAGTCTCTTAATGTTGCCGATACTTATTTTGGGAGAAGATCAATTTCAGTGCTCATCTCCGATATCCTTCGCTTAAAAGACTTTTCTGATGCATATGATGAACATAAGCATTCAAGTTCACTGGCCTTCCGGCTTCAAGAGCTGAATATTGAAGGTTGCATGAGTAAGTGAATTTGATCATTTGTGCGTCTTAGTTAACAACTCTCCATAAAAATTTAGGAAACTTTTCAGTATCTGGAGTTCTCAAACATCAAACAATCTTTAAGAATTTCAACTATTCACGGTAGTAGATGTCTACAACTTTGGGTTCTACTCTTGGTACCATATTTACCAGTGATATTGTCAGTATAGCTTTTGGGCTGTAGTTTCTATTTCCTTCCTTGTTTCGTAAGGGATAAACAAGGAAATGAAGCTGGATAATCCTGAAATTGTTTTGTCGAATTAAGATGTTCTTATAACAATTTAGAATGATTATATTTCCCCACATGTAACAGATTATGTCATCTGCAGGTGTGGATGCAACATCTCTAATGCAGCTTATCAGTGCCACATACTTGCTGAAGAGCATGAATCTAAGGAAGACTTCCCTTAATGATGATGCTCTTAATAATTTCATGGGATCTTCCTTGAAGAGTCTTGACGTTTCCGATACGATGGTATGATTAACGATCAGCACTACCATGATGTGTTTTAATTATAtgtaaaaaaatctcaaaatgaaTGATATGTAGAATCATAAAGACAATCCTATATAAGGGAAATTGTCCAATCACCGGTGAaaatatagataggcgagttacatgTGAGTAAAATAACAAATGCTTTTACGTCTTCAAAATGCAGGTATGTGGAGTCTCTTTAGCTGAGATAGTTCGaagaaatcctgatttgaaagttcTAAAAGCAAGAGGTTGTAGGAACTTGTGCGACCAAGAAGGAGGTGATCAACTTCATATAGAGTTGAAAAGAAATTGTTCATTGGAAGAAGTTGTATTCGGGTGGGGATTTCCATTTAACTCCATGGAAACTCTTGGAGCTGCTATCAAGTCACTTAAGGCCATAACAGTTGGTCTCGGTGCATCTTTAGGCGAATATGGGCTCAAACTACTACTTAAGCTTTGTCCATTGCTTGAATCAATCGTTCTTTACTTTCAGGTATTTGAATTAGGAGATCAAAGAATCAGTGACAGACCCTCCGGAAAATCTCACTAGCTAAATTTGTGTTATTAACAGGTAATATCTGACGATGTTGTGATTAATCTTTTGGAATCCGTAAGATGTCTTCAAGTCATGAAACTGTGCTACTGCCTTGGAGACTTGTCTCCAGTTATCTTCCAGTGCAGTGTGCCAAACTTAAAGGTATTGAATTTAGAAAGGGTAACTCCATGGATGACAAATGAGGATTTGGTAAATTTGACTAAGAATTGTAAAAATTTGGTTGAACTATCATTATCTGGATGTGCACTTCTTGATTCAGGTCAGCAATCTTATAAGTAACTTCTTAAAAATCTTTCATGTGTTTCTAGAAACTCTATGTCGATTACTTTCAGTTATTAAGGAATGAGTAACATGAATGTTCATTGTCTTACCTATGTGTATTCTTTTCAGATTCTCAGCATATCATTTCATGTGGATGGCCAGGTCTAATTTCCATCAATTTAGAGGTTTGTACTTGCAGCGTGCTTTCTCATTTCTACAGCTTGCTACCAAGTTTCGAATTTGGATAAATTATTTGAGCAATCATGTTTAATAATTTATGTATGTAGCAACAATTACTTGCAAGCCAGTTGACAAATGTAATTGAACTGGAGATTTTCTTATGCTGTTGGATAAATGAAATTTATATTGTAACTTGTAAGTTATTGTTGTATAACCACTTTGTGGTAATGTTTCATTTTGCATAGGAATGTGGAGGCATAACCTCAAATGGGGTGTCCTCCTTTTATAACTGCGTAGCTCTTGAAGATCTCTTGCTGCGGCATAATGTGAGTACCTCTGCACTGTGTTCGTTGGAATTTTGAATATTCGTAAACAATTTTTTGACGGAATATCGTGATGCTGTTTAACAAAACTCAGTTTGTGAAAGTTTTGACTTTCTTTTTATACTATTAATATCATGCTACTTTCTAACTGCATACAGGGTTGTGGAattcaaagtaattttatttgtGAAGCTTCTTCAAAGGTAAGCCTGTTCCATGCAGCACCAAAGCTTTTCTAAAATTACCACGAATAAGATGCTGGGTATAGCTGATTATTTACCTTGTTTCTGCAGTTGCCTATGCTTCGTAAAGTTGCTTTAGATTTGTGTGATGCCAATGAAGGTTATTTTCATACCCCGAGTGTGAGTAACAATACTCTTCCATCCTTAAAAGTATTTTGTAATAACGGTTAGGGCACTGGGTAATCAGTAACGAGCTTTAGCTAAGAGTAGGTTATGCACTGTTTCTTGGTATGTTTAGTCCCGAACTCATTAAGGCGATGCACAGTGTCTCCACCTATGGTTTAAGTCGGAATTTAAAACATAGTCAAAATAATATTGATTAATACTAAACCTTTTGTT
This genomic window contains:
- the LOC113342553 gene encoding BTB/POZ domain-containing protein FBL11-like isoform X2; translated protein: MDSLSENNQLVIVELRNSYLTESEINQKEISISTAEISTWNLHSVLSSEIVRIQLERNRLIRESSYFRGLLTGNFSESSQDCVSVEWNAETFIDVLKHIYGCSLDITVNNFILLLEAAIFFGVDALLLECKTWLTKETTTKWLPSMQMDLEFVINSWNFGFDHAIDFIPELCAGYLARNFMWIISSSSFVNIPYKLLYHCVEHPHLTVDSEKCLAEAILVWIDSNKVLWQCSDSNTKYDCPEILQKVRLTLLPLDFPAGKRRNLYFSKLAEKSIHAILSMIKDPSTRQASKDAELHNIRIRLTKYTERIVLSGCPQITLASLLLSVLPSLWNMDPLIRKQYEESITDLDNLQRLRVEAVIQCFSKSFPSLRRLNASHCFQFGVSTLFDLVEKCPLVEEVDLTADISPALPTLEATTSSATEMYHDSYVASYFKKGGLLLSKLTLEGRNNIIDLGLQSISTFALTLSSLNLKGCTSVTDLGISRLISQCENLKSLNVADTYFGRRSISVLISDILRLKDFSDAYDEHKHSSSLAFRLQELNIEGCMSVDATSLMQLISATYLLKSMNLRKTSLNDDALNNFMGSSLKSLDVSDTMVCGVSLAEIVRRNPDLKVLKARGCRNLCDQEGGDQLHIELKRNCSLEEVVFGWGFPFNSMETLGAAIKSLKAITVGLGASLGEYGLKLLLKLCPLLESIVLYFQVISDDVVINLLESVRCLQVMKLCYCLGDLSPVIFQCSVPNLKVLNLERVTPWMTNEDLVNLTKNCKNLVELSLSGCALLDSDSQHIISCGWPGLISINLEECGGITSNGVSSFYNCVALEDLLLRHNGCGIQSNFICEASSKLPMLRKVALDLCDANEGYFHTPSYSGRSFLSIIKIARCKPQRCSFDLQHPNSCRKSVHKESIVVEFSANGLRTTTVKERV
- the LOC113342553 gene encoding BTB/POZ domain-containing protein FBL11-like isoform X4; translation: MWIISSSSFVNIPYKLLYHCVEHPHLTVDSEKCLAEAILVWIDSNKVLWQCSDSNTKYDCPEILQKVRLTLLPLDFPAGKRRNLYFSKLAEKSIHAILSMIKDPSTRQASKDAELHNIRIRLTKYTERIVLSGCPQITLASLLLSVLPSLWNMDPLIRKQYEESITDLDNLQRNPSRISNFPILPFEAVQEVDISKCPGLRVEAVIQCFSKSFPSLRRLNASHCFQFGVSTLFDLVEKCPLVEEVDLTADISPALPTLEATTSSATEMYHDSYVASYFKKGGLLLSKLTLEGRNNIIDLGLQSISTFALTLSSLNLKGCTSVTDLGISRLISQCENLKSLNVADTYFGRRSISVLISDILRLKDFSDAYDEHKHSSSLAFRLQELNIEGCMSVDATSLMQLISATYLLKSMNLRKTSLNDDALNNFMGSSLKSLDVSDTMVCGVSLAEIVRRNPDLKVLKARGCRNLCDQEGGDQLHIELKRNCSLEEVVFGWGFPFNSMETLGAAIKSLKAITVGLGASLGEYGLKLLLKLCPLLESIVLYFQVISDDVVINLLESVRCLQVMKLCYCLGDLSPVIFQCSVPNLKVLNLERVTPWMTNEDLVNLTKNCKNLVELSLSGCALLDSDSQHIISCGWPGLISINLEECGGITSNGVSSFYNCVALEDLLLRHNGCGIQSNFICEASSKLPMLRKVALDLCDANEGYFHTPSYSGRSFLSIIKIARCKPQRCSFDLQHPNSCRKSVHKESIVVEFSANGLRTTTVKERV
- the LOC113342553 gene encoding BTB/POZ domain-containing protein FBL11-like isoform X1 translates to MDSLSENNQLVIVELRNSYLTESEINQKEISISTAEISTWNLHSVLSSEIVRIQLERNRLIRESSYFRGLLTGNFSESSQDCVSVEWNAETFIDVLKHIYGCSLDITVNNFILLLEAAIFFGVDALLLECKTWLTKETTTKWLPSMQMDLEFVINSWNFGFDHAIDFIPELCAGYLARNFMWIISSSSFVNIPYKLLYHCVEHPHLTVDSEKCLAEAILVWIDSNKVLWQCSDSNTKYDCPEILQKVRLTLLPLDFPAGKRRNLYFSKLAEKSIHAILSMIKDPSTRQASKDAELHNIRIRLTKYTERIVLSGCPQITLASLLLSVLPSLWNMDPLIRKQYEESITDLDNLQRNPSRISNFPILPFEAVQEVDISKCPGLRVEAVIQCFSKSFPSLRRLNASHCFQFGVSTLFDLVEKCPLVEEVDLTADISPALPTLEATTSSATEMYHDSYVASYFKKGGLLLSKLTLEGRNNIIDLGLQSISTFALTLSSLNLKGCTSVTDLGISRLISQCENLKSLNVADTYFGRRSISVLISDILRLKDFSDAYDEHKHSSSLAFRLQELNIEGCMSVDATSLMQLISATYLLKSMNLRKTSLNDDALNNFMGSSLKSLDVSDTMVCGVSLAEIVRRNPDLKVLKARGCRNLCDQEGGDQLHIELKRNCSLEEVVFGWGFPFNSMETLGAAIKSLKAITVGLGASLGEYGLKLLLKLCPLLESIVLYFQVISDDVVINLLESVRCLQVMKLCYCLGDLSPVIFQCSVPNLKVLNLERVTPWMTNEDLVNLTKNCKNLVELSLSGCALLDSDSQHIISCGWPGLISINLEECGGITSNGVSSFYNCVALEDLLLRHNGCGIQSNFICEASSKLPMLRKVALDLCDANEGYFHTPSYSGRSFLSIIKIARCKPQRCSFDLQHPNSCRKSVHKESIVVEFSANGLRTTTVKERV
- the LOC113342553 gene encoding BTB/POZ domain-containing protein FBL11-like isoform X3 translates to MMWIISSSSFVNIPYKLLYHCVEHPHLTVDSEKCLAEAILVWIDSNKVLWQCSDSNTKYDCPEILQKVRLTLLPLDFPAGKRRNLYFSKLAEKSIHAILSMIKDPSTRQASKDAELHNIRIRLTKYTERIVLSGCPQITLASLLLSVLPSLWNMDPLIRKQYEESITDLDNLQRNPSRISNFPILPFEAVQEVDISKCPGLRVEAVIQCFSKSFPSLRRLNASHCFQFGVSTLFDLVEKCPLVEEVDLTADISPALPTLEATTSSATEMYHDSYVASYFKKGGLLLSKLTLEGRNNIIDLGLQSISTFALTLSSLNLKGCTSVTDLGISRLISQCENLKSLNVADTYFGRRSISVLISDILRLKDFSDAYDEHKHSSSLAFRLQELNIEGCMSVDATSLMQLISATYLLKSMNLRKTSLNDDALNNFMGSSLKSLDVSDTMVCGVSLAEIVRRNPDLKVLKARGCRNLCDQEGGDQLHIELKRNCSLEEVVFGWGFPFNSMETLGAAIKSLKAITVGLGASLGEYGLKLLLKLCPLLESIVLYFQVISDDVVINLLESVRCLQVMKLCYCLGDLSPVIFQCSVPNLKVLNLERVTPWMTNEDLVNLTKNCKNLVELSLSGCALLDSDSQHIISCGWPGLISINLEECGGITSNGVSSFYNCVALEDLLLRHNGCGIQSNFICEASSKLPMLRKVALDLCDANEGYFHTPSYSGRSFLSIIKIARCKPQRCSFDLQHPNSCRKSVHKESIVVEFSANGLRTTTVKERV